Proteins encoded in a region of the Thermococcus stetteri genome:
- a CDS encoding class I SAM-dependent methyltransferase: MSHYYSEEPNVPLKTKTIEVCLRGYCFKFITASGVFSFGKLDRGTELLIESMVLQPGWRVLDLGCGYGPIGIVASRFVEHVVMTDVNRRALSIAKKNLKINGVRNAEVRWGSLYEPVAGEKFDSIITNPPVHAGKEVLREIVINAPRHLNDGGYLQLVIKTKQGAKYIKSLMDETFTEVRELAKGSGYRVYAGIA; the protein is encoded by the coding sequence ATGAGCCACTACTACTCCGAAGAGCCCAACGTCCCACTTAAGACGAAGACCATAGAGGTCTGCCTTAGGGGCTACTGCTTTAAGTTCATAACCGCCAGCGGAGTTTTTTCCTTCGGGAAGCTCGACAGGGGGACGGAACTGCTCATAGAGAGCATGGTCCTGCAGCCGGGATGGAGGGTTCTCGACCTCGGCTGCGGCTACGGCCCGATCGGAATCGTCGCATCTCGCTTCGTGGAGCACGTGGTCATGACCGATGTGAATAGGCGGGCACTGAGCATAGCGAAGAAAAACTTAAAAATCAACGGCGTTAGGAACGCAGAGGTTCGCTGGGGAAGCCTCTACGAGCCCGTAGCTGGAGAAAAGTTCGACTCGATAATCACGAATCCCCCGGTGCATGCCGGAAAGGAGGTATTGAGGGAAATAGTTATAAACGCTCCCCGGCATCTGAACGATGGTGGCTACCTCCAGCTGGTCATCAAGACCAAGCAGGGGGCAAAGTATATTAAGTCCTTGATGGATGAGACTTTCACCGAAGTGAGAGAGCTCGCTAAGGGGAGCGGCTATCGGGTGTATGCCGGGATCGCCTAG
- a CDS encoding 30S ribosomal protein S13: MTENFRHIVRVAGVDLDGHKQVRWALTGIKGIGINFATMVLRVAGIDPFMKAGYLTDEQVKKIEEILSDPVAHGIPAWAVNRPKDYETGKDMHLITAKLVMAWRDDVNRLRRIRAYRGIRHELGLPARGQRTRSNFRHGTTVGVSRRKK; this comes from the coding sequence ATGACCGAGAACTTCAGACACATAGTCCGTGTGGCGGGAGTTGATCTCGACGGACATAAGCAGGTTAGGTGGGCCCTCACGGGCATAAAGGGTATAGGCATAAACTTCGCTACGATGGTCCTCAGGGTTGCAGGGATCGACCCGTTTATGAAGGCAGGCTACCTCACCGACGAGCAGGTTAAGAAGATAGAGGAAATCCTCTCCGATCCAGTGGCCCACGGAATCCCTGCCTGGGCAGTCAACAGGCCGAAGGACTACGAGACCGGAAAGGACATGCACCTAATCACCGCCAAGCTCGTCATGGCCTGGCGTGATGACGTCAACAGGCTCAGGAGGATCAGGGCTTACCGCGGTATAAGGCACGAGCTTGGTCTCCCGGCCAGGGGACAGAGAACCAGGTCCAACTTCAGGCACGGTACAACCGTCGGTGTGAGCAGAAGGAAGAAGTGA
- a CDS encoding 30S ribosomal protein S4: MGDPKRQRKKYETPSHPWIKERLDRERVLKRNYALKNKKELWRHETQLKEFRRRARRLLAARGKQAEIERQQLLQRLNRLGLLPADAVLDDVLSLTVEDVLERRLQTIVYRKGLARTMKQARQLIVHGHIEVNGQVIRSPGYLVLREEEDTITYAKGSPFAKEGHPERMVIEQAKQGGEA, encoded by the coding sequence ATGGGAGACCCGAAGAGGCAGAGGAAGAAGTACGAAACTCCCTCTCACCCGTGGATTAAGGAGAGGCTTGACCGCGAGAGGGTCTTGAAGAGGAACTACGCCCTCAAGAACAAGAAGGAGCTCTGGCGCCACGAGACCCAGCTCAAGGAGTTCAGGCGTAGAGCTAGAAGGCTCCTCGCGGCCCGTGGAAAGCAGGCCGAGATCGAGAGGCAGCAGCTCCTCCAGAGGCTCAACAGGCTCGGTCTCCTTCCGGCCGATGCAGTCCTCGATGATGTCCTCTCCCTTACCGTTGAGGACGTCCTTGAGAGGAGGCTTCAGACCATCGTTTACAGGAAGGGCCTCGCCAGGACTATGAAGCAGGCTAGGCAGCTCATAGTCCACGGCCACATCGAGGTTAACGGTCAGGTAATCCGCTCTCCTGGCTACCTCGTCCTCCGCGAAGAGGAGGACACGATAACCTACGCCAAGGGCTCACCCTTCGCCAAGGAGGGCCACCCCGAGAGAATGGTTATTGAACAGGCTAAGCAGGGTGGTGAGGCATGA
- a CDS encoding 30S ribosomal protein S11 translates to MSEEQTTQVNIKKKEKWGVAHIYSSYNNTIIHITDLTGAETISRWSGGMVVKADRDEPSPYAAMIAARRAAEEAMEKGITGVHIKVRAPGGSKSKSPGPGAQAAIRALARAGLRIGRVEDVTPIPHDGTRPKGGRRGRRV, encoded by the coding sequence ATGAGCGAGGAGCAGACCACTCAGGTTAACATAAAGAAGAAGGAGAAGTGGGGTGTCGCCCACATCTACTCCTCATACAACAACACCATCATCCACATCACCGACCTCACCGGGGCTGAGACCATCTCCAGGTGGAGCGGTGGTATGGTCGTCAAGGCCGACAGGGACGAGCCCTCTCCGTATGCTGCTATGATAGCGGCGAGAAGGGCAGCTGAGGAGGCCATGGAGAAGGGCATCACCGGCGTCCACATCAAAGTTCGCGCCCCTGGAGGAAGCAAGAGCAAGAGCCCTGGTCCTGGTGCCCAGGCTGCCATCCGTGCCCTTGCTAGGGCTGGCCTCAGGATAGGAAGGGTTGAGGACGTCACCCCGATTCCGCACGACGGCACCAGGCCAAAGGGTGGAAGAAGGGGCAGGCGTGTCTGA
- a CDS encoding DNA-directed RNA polymerase subunit D, with amino-acid sequence MVEFKILEKKPDSIKFIISGVDIPFANALRRTILAEVPTFAVDEVEFLENDSALFDEIIAHRLAMIPLTTPHERFSLDALELDDYTVTLSLEAEGPGMVYSGDLKSSDDDVKPANPNIPIVKLAEGQRLTFNAYARLGRGKDHAKWQPGFVYYKYLTKIHVSKNVPDWEELKELAERRGLPVEEKEDEIIITTIKAFYLPRKFEEELGKGIKEEVVPGSFVFTVETNGELPVEEIVSIALKILMRKSDRFINELHKLAD; translated from the coding sequence ATGGTAGAGTTTAAGATTCTTGAGAAGAAGCCCGACTCGATAAAGTTCATCATCAGCGGCGTTGATATACCGTTCGCAAACGCCCTGAGAAGGACTATTCTGGCCGAAGTCCCAACTTTTGCAGTGGATGAGGTCGAGTTCCTCGAGAACGATTCTGCACTCTTCGATGAGATCATCGCACACAGGCTAGCTATGATACCTCTCACAACCCCCCACGAGAGGTTCTCATTAGATGCCCTTGAGCTTGATGACTACACTGTTACCCTCTCACTTGAGGCAGAAGGGCCGGGTATGGTATACTCTGGTGACCTTAAGAGCAGTGACGATGACGTCAAACCTGCAAATCCCAACATTCCCATAGTGAAGCTTGCTGAAGGTCAGAGGCTTACCTTCAACGCGTACGCAAGACTCGGCCGTGGGAAGGACCATGCAAAGTGGCAGCCAGGCTTCGTCTATTACAAGTACCTGACCAAAATACACGTTAGCAAGAACGTCCCCGACTGGGAAGAGCTTAAAGAGCTCGCTGAGAGGCGCGGACTTCCCGTTGAGGAGAAAGAGGACGAGATAATCATCACGACAATAAAGGCCTTTTACCTGCCCAGGAAGTTCGAAGAAGAGCTTGGTAAGGGCATTAAGGAAGAGGTAGTGCCTGGTTCGTTCGTGTTTACCGTCGAAACAAACGGGGAACTTCCCGTTGAGGAAATCGTGAGCATAGCGCTCAAAATACTCATGAGAAAGAGCGATAGATTTATAAACGAGCTCCATAAATTAGCCGACTGA
- a CDS encoding 50S ribosomal protein L18e, giving the protein MVKRTGPTDINLRRLIRTLRKKSNEEGVNIWKDIAWRLERPRRQRAEVNISKINRYTKEGDTVIVPGSVLGAGRLEHKVIVAAWKFSEAAKQKIIEAGGEAISIEELMERNPKGSGVIIME; this is encoded by the coding sequence ATGGTTAAGAGAACTGGACCGACCGATATTAACCTGAGAAGGCTCATCCGCACCCTCAGGAAAAAGTCAAACGAGGAAGGAGTTAATATATGGAAGGATATCGCTTGGCGTCTCGAAAGGCCCAGGAGGCAGAGGGCCGAGGTAAACATCAGCAAGATCAACCGCTACACCAAGGAAGGTGACACCGTTATCGTCCCAGGAAGCGTCCTCGGTGCAGGAAGGCTCGAGCACAAGGTCATCGTTGCAGCTTGGAAGTTCAGCGAGGCCGCTAAACAGAAGATCATCGAGGCCGGTGGAGAGGCCATAAGCATTGAGGAGCTTATGGAGAGAAACCCGAAAGGTAGTGGAGTAATCATAATGGAGTGA
- the rplM gene encoding 50S ribosomal protein L13 translates to MRIINAEGLILGRLASKVAKMLLEGEEVVIVNAEKAVITGNREDIFAKYKQRTELRTRTNPRRGPFYPKRSDEIVRRTVRGMLPWKTDRGRKAFKRLKVYVGIPKEFEGKELETISEAHMSRLATPKYVTVGEVAKFLGGKF, encoded by the coding sequence ATGAGGATAATTAACGCTGAAGGACTCATACTCGGAAGGCTCGCCTCGAAGGTCGCCAAGATGCTCCTTGAGGGCGAGGAGGTAGTCATAGTCAACGCAGAGAAGGCCGTCATCACCGGTAACAGGGAGGATATATTCGCCAAGTACAAGCAGAGGACCGAGCTTAGAACTAGAACCAACCCGAGGAGGGGTCCGTTCTATCCAAAGAGGAGCGACGAGATCGTTAGGAGGACCGTTAGGGGCATGCTCCCCTGGAAGACAGACCGCGGAAGGAAGGCCTTCAAGAGGCTCAAGGTCTACGTCGGAATCCCGAAGGAGTTCGAGGGCAAGGAGCTTGAGACCATAAGCGAGGCCCACATGTCGAGGCTCGCCACTCCAAAGTACGTTACCGTTGGAGAGGTTGCGAAGTTCCTCGGTGGAAAGTTCTGA
- a CDS encoding 30S ribosomal protein S9, producing the protein MRVIQTAGKRKTAVARATIREGKGRVRINHKPVEIIEPEIARFTIMEPLVLAGEEIVSKVDIDVKVEGGGFMGQAEAARVAIARALVEWTNDMNLKEKFMKYDRTMLVGDSRRTEPHKPNRSTKGPRAKRQKSYR; encoded by the coding sequence ATGAGGGTCATCCAGACTGCTGGTAAGAGGAAGACGGCCGTTGCGAGGGCCACCATAAGGGAAGGAAAGGGCAGAGTCAGGATCAACCACAAGCCAGTCGAGATCATCGAGCCGGAGATAGCGCGCTTCACAATCATGGAGCCGCTCGTCCTCGCCGGCGAGGAGATCGTCAGCAAGGTCGACATCGACGTCAAGGTCGAGGGTGGCGGTTTTATGGGCCAGGCGGAAGCGGCTAGGGTTGCCATAGCGAGGGCGCTCGTCGAGTGGACCAACGACATGAACCTCAAGGAAAAGTTTATGAAGTACGACAGGACAATGCTCGTCGGCGACAGCAGGAGAACCGAGCCCCACAAGCCCAACCGCTCTACCAAGGGTCCAAGGGCCAAGAGGCAGAAGTCATACCGCTGA
- a CDS encoding DNA-directed RNA polymerase subunit N, which translates to MIVPVRCFTCGKVLADKYYEFKKRVEAGEDPGKVLDDLGVERYCCRRTLLSHVELIDQVMVYKVY; encoded by the coding sequence ATGATAGTCCCCGTCAGGTGCTTCACCTGCGGAAAGGTGCTGGCCGATAAGTACTACGAGTTTAAGAAGAGGGTCGAAGCCGGGGAGGACCCTGGTAAGGTCCTCGACGACCTCGGCGTTGAGAGGTACTGTTGCAGGAGAACCCTGCTGAGCCACGTAGAGCTGATCGACCAGGTAATGGTTTATAAAGTCTACTAA
- a CDS encoding DNA-directed RNA polymerase subunit K, which translates to MFRYTRFEKARIIGARALQIAMGAPVLIDVPEGITPLQAALLEFEKGVIPITVIRPS; encoded by the coding sequence GTGTTTAGGTACACCCGCTTTGAAAAGGCCCGTATCATTGGAGCTAGGGCTCTCCAGATAGCGATGGGAGCCCCGGTGCTAATCGACGTGCCCGAGGGGATCACTCCCCTTCAGGCGGCTCTCCTCGAGTTCGAAAAGGGTGTAATCCCGATCACCGTAATAAGGCCGAGCTGA
- the rpsB gene encoding 30S ribosomal protein S2, whose product MEEYLVPLDQYLAAGVHIGTQQKTKDMKKFIYRVRQDGLYVLDVRKTDERLRVAGKFLAKFDPESILAVSVRLYGQRPVKKFGEVTGARAIPGRFLPGTMTNPQVKNFIEPDVLIVTDPRADHQALKEAVEIGIPIVALVDTENFLSYVDLAIPTNNKGRKALALIYWILAREVLYNRKEIESREDFKIPVEDFEMRIIRT is encoded by the coding sequence ATGGAGGAGTATCTCGTTCCGCTCGATCAGTACCTCGCTGCCGGTGTCCACATAGGCACCCAGCAGAAGACCAAGGACATGAAGAAGTTCATATACAGGGTAAGGCAGGACGGACTCTACGTCCTCGATGTTAGGAAGACCGATGAGAGGCTTCGCGTTGCCGGCAAGTTCCTTGCCAAGTTTGACCCTGAGAGCATACTTGCCGTAAGCGTTAGGCTCTACGGCCAGAGGCCCGTTAAGAAGTTCGGTGAGGTCACCGGAGCCAGGGCAATTCCAGGCCGTTTCCTCCCGGGGACTATGACCAACCCGCAGGTCAAAAACTTCATCGAGCCCGACGTCCTCATAGTTACCGACCCGAGGGCCGACCACCAGGCCCTTAAGGAGGCCGTTGAGATTGGAATACCTATAGTGGCCCTCGTTGACACCGAGAACTTCCTGAGCTACGTTGACCTCGCAATCCCGACCAACAACAAGGGTAGGAAGGCTCTCGCCCTCATCTACTGGATACTCGCTAGGGAAGTCCTCTACAACAGGAAGGAGATCGAGAGCAGGGAAGACTTCAAGATACCGGTTGAGGACTTCGAGATGAGGATCATAAGAACCTGA
- a CDS encoding 50S ribosomal protein L40e, producing the protein MARFPEAEARIFRKLVCMRCGATNPWGAKKCRKCGYKGLRPKAREPRGGGR; encoded by the coding sequence ATGGCGAGATTCCCTGAGGCTGAGGCAAGGATCTTTAGAAAGCTCGTGTGCATGCGCTGCGGTGCCACTAATCCATGGGGTGCAAAGAAGTGCAGGAAGTGCGGCTACAAGGGCCTTCGCCCGAAGGCCAGAGAGCCGCGTGGTGGAGGACGCTGA
- a CDS encoding PadR family transcriptional regulator, with protein sequence MTTPLERLQNKITKEVLWLYILRLLKERPMYAYELKEKIKEAFSFEPATVSSYVVLYKLEKEGYVTSEWQETRGGKPARKYYKLTPKGEELLKEGIKFLEETLEKLKGE encoded by the coding sequence ATGACGACACCCTTGGAGAGATTGCAGAATAAGATTACAAAGGAAGTCCTGTGGCTCTACATACTGAGACTCTTGAAGGAACGGCCCATGTACGCCTACGAACTAAAGGAGAAGATAAAGGAAGCCTTCAGCTTTGAGCCAGCCACAGTTAGTTCCTACGTTGTGCTGTATAAGCTAGAGAAAGAGGGATACGTAACTTCAGAATGGCAGGAAACTAGAGGGGGAAAACCCGCGAGGAAATACTATAAACTCACGCCAAAGGGGGAAGAACTTCTAAAAGAAGGAATAAAGTTTCTCGAAGAAACATTGGAAAAACTGAAGGGGGAGTGA
- a CDS encoding FUN14 domain-containing protein — MVVSVEFNTGAIFGDIGVWGAVGFITGYALKKLVKIVLTLIGAYLLSLFWLQQKGVITINTSKLFNLSENVTQQVLGLGQKVLGILPGTGAFVAGFYLGFKKG; from the coding sequence ATGGTGGTGTCCGTGGAATTCAATACTGGGGCTATCTTTGGGGATATCGGAGTCTGGGGAGCCGTGGGATTCATCACAGGATACGCCCTCAAAAAACTCGTTAAAATAGTGCTAACACTCATTGGTGCCTATCTCCTGAGCCTGTTCTGGCTCCAACAAAAGGGTGTAATAACAATAAACACAAGCAAACTCTTTAATCTGAGTGAAAACGTTACACAACAGGTACTCGGCCTTGGCCAGAAAGTTCTTGGAATACTCCCGGGTACTGGCGCATTTGTCGCGGGCTTTTACCTGGGGTTCAAAAAGGGGTAA
- a CDS encoding Lrp/AsnC family transcriptional regulator: MGVVDELDMKILALLQKNARLSYREIAKELGIAVGTVYNRIKRLEESGIIKGYAPILDYEKLGFGLTALIGIKAQGKKIIEIERKIAENGRAIMVYDITGEFDIFVIAKFKDRADMNSFVKWLLSLDGVEKTNTSVVMQVVKEEPRLSLED; the protein is encoded by the coding sequence ATGGGTGTGGTCGATGAGCTCGACATGAAGATACTAGCTTTGCTCCAGAAAAACGCAAGACTTTCCTATAGGGAGATAGCTAAAGAGCTTGGGATAGCTGTTGGCACTGTGTACAACCGTATTAAACGCCTTGAAGAGAGCGGGATTATCAAAGGATACGCCCCGATTCTCGATTATGAAAAGCTCGGCTTTGGTTTGACTGCTTTAATAGGGATTAAAGCCCAAGGGAAAAAGATAATTGAAATCGAGAGGAAAATAGCAGAGAACGGGAGGGCTATAATGGTGTACGATATCACTGGTGAGTTTGATATATTTGTAATTGCGAAGTTCAAGGACAGGGCAGACATGAACAGTTTTGTAAAATGGCTGCTCTCCTTGGATGGGGTTGAGAAGACGAATACGAGCGTGGTCATGCAGGTTGTCAAAGAAGAGCCGAGACTATCCCTTGAGGATTAG
- a CDS encoding phosphoribosyltransferase family protein, protein MGQLKAVQEKLRLIRILRLLKKSYTYEELSRITGLPITVLNRYVRGKVLPSSERTKELMELLSPYINIEEEVRKRIKFDERGFFDNMPVLSDTTLMSLIAEEVASKYMDKDIDKVLTAETDGIVLGTHIARELGADLVYAKKKKEVGVERFYEVNYVPSASGSVMTLYLPHWALKKGESVLIVDDVIRSGETQRALVELVHQASAKPIGMFFLISVGDEVEKLKGEYPFPVESLIKL, encoded by the coding sequence GTGGGCCAGTTAAAGGCAGTTCAGGAAAAGCTGAGACTGATAAGAATACTAAGGCTCCTGAAGAAATCGTACACGTACGAGGAGCTGTCCCGCATAACGGGACTGCCGATAACGGTTCTCAACAGGTACGTTAGGGGAAAGGTTCTTCCAAGCTCCGAGAGGACGAAAGAGCTTATGGAGCTACTATCACCCTACATTAACATCGAAGAAGAGGTGCGCAAGAGGATAAAGTTCGACGAGAGGGGCTTCTTCGATAACATGCCAGTCCTGAGTGACACCACGCTTATGAGCCTGATAGCGGAGGAAGTTGCCAGCAAATACATGGACAAGGACATCGACAAAGTCCTCACTGCCGAAACTGACGGCATTGTCCTGGGAACGCACATAGCAAGGGAGCTTGGGGCAGACTTAGTATACGCAAAGAAAAAGAAGGAAGTAGGCGTCGAGAGGTTTTACGAGGTAAACTACGTGCCCAGCGCATCGGGAAGCGTTATGACACTCTACCTTCCGCACTGGGCACTGAAGAAAGGGGAGAGCGTGCTCATCGTAGATGACGTAATAAGGAGCGGTGAGACACAGAGGGCGCTTGTGGAATTGGTTCACCAGGCCAGTGCAAAGCCCATTGGCATGTTCTTCCTGATAAGCGTTGGCGATGAAGTTGAAAAGCTCAAGGGGGAGTACCCGTTTCCCGTCGAGAGCCTCATAAAGCTCTGA
- a CDS encoding YkgJ family cysteine cluster protein, with amino-acid sequence MKRWVATIDLVTLEVESDPTFKFKCVENCGLCCERLEIPLRGEDIERIEELGYNAWEFVDYEKLFYRGDKFLGYAIKKNPVTDACVFLDPETKKCKIYNHRPLACRLYPFIFVKHGDKMEIYVKEDSFCPGINHPEGEPITREFILREYGDVIEEYRQKVIHESPKHRVKVSV; translated from the coding sequence TTGAAAAGATGGGTCGCGACCATCGACCTCGTTACTTTGGAGGTCGAGTCCGACCCTACATTTAAATTTAAGTGCGTTGAGAACTGCGGACTTTGCTGTGAGAGGCTTGAAATCCCGCTCAGGGGCGAGGACATAGAGAGAATCGAGGAACTGGGCTACAACGCCTGGGAGTTCGTCGACTATGAAAAGCTCTTCTACAGGGGAGATAAGTTCCTAGGGTATGCAATAAAGAAGAACCCTGTTACTGATGCATGCGTCTTTCTCGATCCCGAAACAAAGAAGTGCAAAATTTACAACCACAGGCCGCTCGCATGCAGGCTGTATCCGTTTATCTTCGTGAAACACGGAGATAAGATGGAGATATACGTCAAAGAGGACTCTTTTTGTCCGGGCATTAACCACCCAGAGGGGGAGCCAATAACCAGGGAGTTCATTCTGAGAGAATACGGGGATGTCATCGAAGAGTACCGGCAGAAGGTTATCCACGAGAGCCCAAAGCATAGAGTTAAAGTCAGCGTTTAG
- a CDS encoding Lrp/AsnC family transcriptional regulator, which produces MIEAIILIVVKPGNEEKVYKEITKDPHVKEAYRVYGEYDIIIRIEVPDIEELDRFHDTVLRKIKDIEVTETLIASGYRG; this is translated from the coding sequence ATGATAGAGGCAATCATCCTAATAGTGGTGAAACCCGGGAACGAGGAAAAGGTCTACAAAGAGATAACAAAGGATCCCCACGTCAAAGAGGCCTACAGGGTGTATGGGGAGTACGATATTATAATCCGCATCGAAGTCCCGGACATCGAAGAGCTGGACAGATTCCACGACACTGTCCTCAGGAAGATCAAGGATATTGAAGTAACGGAGACCCTCATAGCGAGCGGTTACAGGGGGTGA
- a CDS encoding signal recognition particle protein Srp54, with translation MALEKLGQALNSALKKLARSSTVDEATIKEIVRDIQRALLQADVNVKLVLQLTKQIQKRALEEEPPAGVSRKEHIIKIVYEELTKFLGTEAKPLEIKHKPTVILTVGIQGSGKTTSVAKLARHLQKRGYKVGVVCSDTWRPGAYYQLRQLLDPFGIEVFGDPEEKDAVKLAREGVEHFRKKGVDVIIVDSAGRHKEEKGLIEEMRQISEAIKPHEVILVIDGTIGQQAYNQAMAFKEATPIGSIIVTKLDGSAKGGGALSAVAATGAPIKFIGTGERIDDLEPFDPKRFVSRLLGLGDIQGLLEKIEELQKEQEFKEEDMEKFLRGKFNLKDMYAQLEAMQKMGPLKQILQMIPGLGYSLPDDAVRVGEEKLKRYKVIMDSMTEEELENPEIINYSRIKRIARGSGATTAEVRELLNQYNQMKKMFKSLNKRKLAKMAKKFNFGGLGI, from the coding sequence ATGGCACTTGAGAAGCTCGGCCAGGCACTGAACAGCGCTCTCAAAAAGCTCGCCCGCTCGAGCACCGTTGATGAGGCCACAATCAAGGAGATAGTTAGAGACATCCAGAGGGCCCTTCTCCAGGCGGATGTCAACGTCAAACTCGTCCTCCAGCTGACAAAGCAGATACAGAAGCGAGCACTTGAAGAAGAGCCTCCGGCGGGAGTCAGCAGGAAGGAGCACATAATAAAGATCGTGTACGAAGAGCTAACAAAATTCCTCGGAACAGAGGCGAAGCCCCTTGAGATAAAGCACAAACCCACTGTCATCCTCACTGTTGGAATCCAGGGTTCTGGAAAGACAACGAGCGTCGCAAAGCTGGCCCGCCACCTCCAGAAGAGGGGGTACAAAGTCGGTGTTGTCTGTTCCGACACCTGGAGACCGGGAGCTTACTACCAGCTCAGGCAGCTACTTGACCCATTCGGCATAGAGGTCTTCGGCGATCCAGAGGAGAAGGACGCAGTCAAGCTCGCAAGGGAAGGTGTTGAACACTTCCGCAAGAAGGGCGTGGACGTCATAATAGTCGACTCAGCAGGAAGGCACAAGGAGGAGAAGGGCCTCATAGAGGAGATGAGGCAGATAAGCGAGGCCATTAAGCCCCACGAGGTTATACTCGTCATAGACGGCACCATAGGCCAGCAGGCGTACAACCAGGCTATGGCCTTTAAAGAGGCAACCCCCATAGGGTCAATAATCGTCACGAAGCTTGATGGAAGCGCCAAGGGTGGCGGTGCACTTTCGGCAGTCGCCGCAACAGGGGCTCCGATAAAGTTCATTGGAACTGGCGAGAGGATAGACGACCTTGAGCCCTTTGATCCAAAGCGCTTCGTTTCGAGACTGCTCGGCCTTGGTGACATACAGGGCCTTTTGGAGAAGATAGAGGAGCTCCAGAAGGAACAGGAGTTCAAGGAAGAGGACATGGAGAAGTTCCTGCGCGGAAAGTTCAACCTCAAGGACATGTACGCCCAGCTCGAAGCGATGCAGAAGATGGGTCCGTTGAAGCAGATACTCCAGATGATACCTGGACTTGGCTACTCCCTCCCAGATGACGCAGTTAGGGTGGGAGAAGAAAAGCTAAAGAGGTACAAAGTCATAATGGACTCAATGACGGAAGAAGAGCTTGAAAACCCAGAGATTATCAATTACTCGAGGATAAAGCGCATAGCCAGGGGCTCGGGGGCAACAACAGCTGAAGTAAGGGAGCTTCTCAACCAGTACAATCAGATGAAGAAGATGTTCAAGAGCTTGAATAAGAGAAAGCTTGCGAAGATGGCCAAGAAGTTTAACTTCGGGGGGTTGGGGATATGA
- the mtnP gene encoding S-methyl-5'-thioadenosine phosphorylase: protein MPRIAIIGGSGVYDPALLTNIREETVETPYGSVRVKIGEYNGEEIAFLPRHGEGHSVPPHKINYRANIWALHELGVERILSTSAVGSLNLDMKPGDFVILDQLMDFTKTRHYTFYDGEDSPHDRKFVAHVDFTEPYCPELRNALMNAARELGFTYHPTGTYACMEGPRFETRAEIRALKILGADVVGMTQCPEAALARELEMCYASVAIVTNYAAGISPNKLTHTEVVELMEKKSNEIKLLLMNTIKYIPKERRCPCKDALKGATGE from the coding sequence ATGCCGAGGATAGCGATAATAGGCGGTTCTGGGGTTTACGACCCGGCACTCCTGACCAACATCAGGGAAGAGACAGTTGAGACACCCTACGGTTCGGTTAGGGTCAAGATCGGCGAGTACAACGGTGAGGAAATAGCTTTTCTGCCGAGGCACGGTGAGGGACACAGCGTTCCCCCTCATAAGATAAACTACCGGGCGAACATCTGGGCCCTCCACGAGCTCGGCGTCGAGAGGATTCTCTCGACTTCAGCAGTTGGCTCCCTCAACCTGGACATGAAGCCAGGTGATTTCGTCATCCTCGACCAGCTGATGGACTTCACAAAAACGAGGCACTACACCTTCTATGACGGTGAAGATAGCCCGCACGACAGGAAGTTCGTCGCCCACGTGGACTTTACGGAACCCTACTGCCCGGAGCTGAGAAATGCTTTGATGAACGCGGCCAGGGAGCTCGGCTTTACCTACCACCCGACTGGAACGTACGCCTGCATGGAAGGACCGCGCTTCGAGACGAGGGCGGAGATAAGGGCACTCAAGATACTCGGTGCCGATGTCGTTGGCATGACCCAGTGCCCAGAAGCGGCGCTCGCCAGGGAGCTTGAGATGTGCTACGCGAGCGTTGCGATAGTTACAAACTACGCGGCCGGTATAAGCCCCAACAAGCTTACCCACACCGAGGTCGTCGAGCTGATGGAGAAGAAGTCCAACGAGATAAAGCTTCTCCTCATGAACACGATCAAGTACATTCCAAAAGAGCGGAGATGCCCCTGCAAGGACGCTCTAAAGGGCGCGACCGGTGAGTAG